One region of Chryseobacterium muglaense genomic DNA includes:
- the aqpZ gene encoding aquaporin Z, with product MISKTSKFIAEMFGTMVLVLMGCGSAVIAGADGTTGVGLLGISFAFGLSVVAMAYAIGHISGCHINPAISIAMVAAGRMKMDEAVRYVIAQIIGAIIGAGILYLIFTNHPGAEMKPWALGSNGWGTGYLDQYNTIAAFVAEFVFTFIFLMVILGSTSTKNINGGFAGLAIGFSLVLIHIVGIKITGVSVNPARSIGPAIFAGGEALSQLWLFILAPILGGVFAAFTYNMLIEKPEVK from the coding sequence ATGATTTCAAAAACCTCAAAATTCATTGCCGAAATGTTCGGTACCATGGTCTTAGTTTTAATGGGTTGCGGAAGCGCTGTAATTGCAGGCGCAGACGGAACTACAGGAGTAGGACTTCTAGGAATTTCTTTCGCATTTGGTCTAAGCGTTGTTGCAATGGCTTACGCTATTGGTCACATTTCAGGTTGCCACATCAATCCTGCGATTTCTATCGCAATGGTTGCAGCCGGAAGAATGAAAATGGACGAAGCAGTTCGCTACGTTATTGCTCAAATTATCGGAGCCATCATTGGAGCCGGAATTCTTTATTTGATTTTCACCAATCATCCCGGTGCAGAAATGAAACCATGGGCTTTAGGATCTAATGGTTGGGGAACAGGATACCTTGATCAATACAATACGATTGCCGCTTTTGTTGCCGAATTTGTTTTCACTTTCATCTTTTTGATGGTGATTTTGGGATCAACTTCTACAAAAAACATCAATGGTGGTTTTGCAGGCTTGGCCATTGGCTTTTCTTTGGTTTTAATTCATATTGTTGGAATTAAAATAACCGGAGTTTCCGTAAACCCAGCGAGAAGCATTGGGCCGGCAATTTTTGCAGGTGGCGAAGCACTTTCACAGTTATGGCTCTTTATTTTAGCTCCCATTTTAGGCGGGGTTTTCGCAGCATTTACGTACAATATGTTGATAGAAAAACCAGAAGTAAAATAA
- a CDS encoding DUF5715 family protein translates to MRKYLFIIPLFFHHTYYSQQSKKALPCYDLTEVLKVEPTPLYKTHLDASKSFNVKLLKTTSTVQKYINSGKFHSIKKSGKGYKVQKLDYSRAWMVSKGKSILEKMGARFSKETKGHTFTVSSITRTLEDQCRLRRVNSNASLGISSHNYGNSFDISYVRFNGVLKNNPKMEAALEKVLKYYADAGQIYYIKEKQQSCFHVTVRNY, encoded by the coding sequence ATGAGGAAGTATCTTTTTATAATCCCTTTGTTTTTTCATCATACTTATTATAGTCAGCAATCTAAAAAAGCATTGCCTTGCTATGATCTTACAGAGGTTTTAAAAGTGGAACCAACTCCGCTTTACAAAACACATTTAGATGCTTCTAAAAGTTTTAATGTAAAACTTCTGAAAACGACAAGTACTGTTCAGAAATATATCAACAGTGGAAAATTTCATTCCATTAAAAAATCAGGAAAAGGCTATAAGGTTCAAAAATTAGATTACAGCAGAGCCTGGATGGTTTCTAAAGGGAAATCGATTCTAGAAAAAATGGGTGCTAGGTTTAGTAAAGAAACCAAAGGTCATACTTTTACCGTTTCATCGATTACCAGAACACTTGAGGATCAATGCAGGTTGAGAAGGGTGAATTCTAATGCTAGTTTAGGGATTAGTTCGCATAATTATGGTAATTCTTTCGATATTTCTTATGTAAGATTTAATGGCGTTTTAAAGAATAATCCAAAAATGGAGGCTGCTTTAGAAAAGGTGTTAAAATATTATGCCGATGCAGGTCAAATTTATTATATTAAAGAAAAACAGCAGAGCTGTTTTCATGTGACGGTGAGAAACTATTAA
- a CDS encoding sensor histidine kinase, which translates to MAYKTFVSRIIKEKEAQSLAEIQHQKKLILESTKVQEEERKRIAISVHDDIGNRLNILSLWLNNLDIEDESTSNVIAGQISELIDSTRNISHSLYPVNLEKLGLILYIEELITNLSARINISLFVSSKYIQKDLFTEVQIYRIIQEFTTNVIKHSSADKIDIIIKDFNDFTGIVILDNGQGFDYEKVKKGMGIKNIESRLQSMDAQFKWKSIINKGSRLIFKIQKKQ; encoded by the coding sequence ATGGCGTACAAAACTTTTGTAAGTCGTATTATTAAAGAAAAAGAAGCGCAGAGTTTAGCTGAGATTCAACATCAAAAAAAGCTGATTTTAGAAAGTACCAAAGTACAGGAAGAAGAGCGTAAAAGAATTGCTATTTCCGTGCATGATGATATTGGTAACAGATTAAATATCCTTTCTTTATGGCTTAATAATCTTGATATAGAAGATGAATCTACTTCTAATGTAATTGCAGGCCAAATCTCAGAATTGATTGACAGTACTAGAAATATTTCACACTCACTTTATCCTGTCAACTTAGAGAAATTAGGTTTGATCTTGTATATAGAAGAGCTTATTACCAATTTATCAGCAAGAATCAATATTTCACTTTTTGTTTCTTCAAAATATATACAAAAAGATCTTTTTACAGAAGTTCAGATTTATAGGATAATACAGGAGTTTACTACTAATGTTATTAAGCATTCAAGTGCAGATAAAATAGATATTATCATCAAAGATTTTAATGATTTTACAGGGATTGTTATTTTAGATAATGGGCAAGGGTTTGATTATGAAAAGGTTAAAAAGGGAATGGGAATAAAAAATATAGAATCAAGACTACAGTCGATGGATGCGCAATTCAAATGGAAAAGTATCATAAATAAAGGAAGTCGGTTAATATTTAAAATTCAGAAAAAACAATGA
- a CDS encoding response regulator transcription factor has translation MSEQIKIALVDDEQLILEGVKMLLSKEKNFSVTMMANAGTVFLENLEKCAAEDFPDIALVDVQMQPMNGFELVEILKDKYPDLKIIILSSHYKTSVLGYMVKLGVAAFLPKNSDKKLFIEAIFKVSENGIFFTNEDHEMLLSYMNNSSKKKSLFSMDDDLSEREKDVVKLICQECTNNEIAEKLFISPRTVESHRQRAIEKIGAKNTVGIVIYAIVNNIYSPA, from the coding sequence ATGAGCGAGCAAATAAAAATTGCCTTGGTTGATGACGAACAGTTAATTCTTGAAGGAGTAAAAATGCTGTTGTCAAAAGAAAAAAACTTTTCGGTAACAATGATGGCCAATGCAGGAACCGTTTTTCTAGAGAATCTTGAAAAATGTGCAGCAGAAGATTTTCCGGATATTGCCTTGGTTGATGTTCAGATGCAACCTATGAATGGTTTTGAACTGGTAGAGATTTTAAAGGATAAATATCCAGATCTAAAAATTATTATTCTTTCATCCCATTACAAAACATCGGTCTTAGGCTATATGGTCAAATTAGGTGTCGCTGCATTCCTTCCGAAAAATTCAGACAAAAAACTGTTTATAGAAGCTATATTTAAAGTTTCTGAAAATGGTATTTTCTTTACCAACGAAGATCATGAGATGCTTCTTTCTTATATGAATAATAGCTCCAAGAAAAAATCACTCTTTAGTATGGATGATGATCTGTCTGAAAGAGAAAAAGACGTTGTGAAGCTAATCTGCCAGGAATGTACCAATAACGAAATTGCAGAAAAACTTTTTATCAGCCCACGAACAGTAGAGAGTCACCGACAAAGAGCTATCGAAAAAATAGGCGCTAAAAATACAGTGGGAATTGTAATTTATGCCATTGTTAACAATATTTATTCTCCAGCTTAA
- a CDS encoding ABC-F family ATP-binding cassette domain-containing protein, whose translation MLSVQGLGLHHSGNYLFQNVNFTIKKDDKIGLVGKNGAGKSTLLKMLSGEITFYEGNVVPEGNITIGFLKQDLDFVKGRTVWNETMQAFEQINAWKDELEEINHQLTVRTDYESDSYTDLINRMTDLNDLLMHHDAYNLEGDIEKVLFGLGFKADDFQKITDEFSGGWRMRIELAKLLLQKNDLMLLDEPTNHLDMESIIWLENFLKDYPGGILLVSHDKQFMTAVCNRTFDVNNRKVDDYKANYSKYLVMREDRREKLIQAKKNQDAEIKQMEDNINKFRASATKASFAQSLIKKLDKIERIEVDNDDVSKFNIRFVQSVVPGKVIFEAEKLGKAYGSKQIFDDVDFIVQRGDRISLLGQNGQGKTTLAKILAGDIKEFSGNWNLGHNVNIGYFAQNQEEVLTPNKTVQEEAEDAATEETRPRVRDLLGSFLFQGEAVNKKTKVLSGGERNRLALCKLLLRPFNVLIMDEPTNHLDIQSKEIIKLALQRFEGTLIVISHDREFLQGLSDKIYEFRDGKMKEFLGDINEYLDFRQKESIREISAEKAKLHGEEAKVEVKAKKVEDKPTTNNQQQSTIISKEHKSIQNKLKKVEEKISELETAIENFEASFTKDNPSEETLEKYNKTKEELDLALQEWEHLGTQLD comes from the coding sequence ATGCTTTCTGTTCAAGGTTTAGGATTACATCATTCAGGTAATTATTTATTTCAAAACGTAAATTTCACCATCAAAAAGGATGATAAAATTGGGTTGGTTGGTAAAAACGGAGCTGGGAAATCTACGCTTCTGAAAATGCTTTCCGGCGAAATCACTTTCTACGAAGGGAACGTAGTTCCCGAAGGAAATATTACCATCGGATTTCTAAAACAGGATCTTGATTTTGTGAAAGGTAGAACAGTTTGGAATGAAACAATGCAGGCTTTTGAGCAGATTAATGCTTGGAAAGATGAATTGGAAGAAATAAACCATCAATTGACGGTAAGAACCGATTACGAAAGTGATTCTTATACCGATCTGATTAACAGAATGACCGATCTGAATGATCTTTTGATGCATCATGATGCCTATAATTTGGAAGGTGATATTGAAAAGGTTTTGTTTGGTTTAGGTTTTAAAGCAGATGATTTTCAAAAAATTACCGACGAATTTTCTGGAGGTTGGAGAATGAGAATCGAATTGGCAAAATTACTTCTTCAGAAAAACGACTTGATGCTTCTCGATGAGCCTACCAATCACCTGGATATGGAATCTATCATTTGGCTGGAAAACTTCCTGAAAGATTATCCGGGAGGAATTCTTCTTGTAAGTCACGATAAACAGTTTATGACAGCCGTTTGTAACCGTACTTTTGATGTAAACAACAGAAAAGTTGACGATTATAAAGCCAATTATTCAAAATATTTGGTGATGCGTGAAGACCGCCGTGAAAAACTGATTCAGGCTAAAAAGAATCAGGATGCGGAAATCAAGCAGATGGAAGATAACATCAACAAATTCCGTGCGAGTGCTACCAAAGCCTCTTTTGCGCAGTCTTTAATTAAAAAATTAGACAAAATTGAGCGTATCGAAGTTGATAATGATGATGTTTCAAAATTCAACATCCGTTTCGTACAGTCTGTCGTTCCCGGAAAAGTTATTTTTGAAGCCGAAAAATTAGGTAAAGCTTACGGCAGCAAGCAGATTTTTGATGATGTAGACTTTATCGTTCAGAGAGGTGACAGAATTTCGCTTTTAGGACAAAACGGACAGGGGAAAACCACTTTAGCTAAAATTCTGGCAGGTGACATCAAAGAGTTTTCAGGAAACTGGAATTTAGGTCATAATGTAAACATTGGTTATTTCGCACAAAATCAGGAAGAAGTTCTAACACCAAATAAAACCGTTCAGGAAGAAGCCGAAGATGCCGCAACTGAAGAAACAAGACCGAGAGTAAGAGATTTATTAGGATCTTTCTTGTTTCAGGGTGAAGCCGTAAATAAAAAAACAAAAGTACTTTCTGGAGGTGAAAGAAACCGTTTGGCACTTTGTAAATTGCTTTTACGTCCGTTTAATGTTTTGATTATGGATGAGCCTACCAATCACCTTGATATTCAGTCTAAAGAGATTATCAAACTGGCTTTACAGAGGTTTGAAGGTACATTAATTGTGATTTCTCACGACAGAGAATTTTTACAAGGATTAAGCGATAAAATCTACGAATTCCGAGACGGTAAAATGAAAGAATTCTTAGGTGACATCAACGAATATCTTGATTTCAGACAGAAAGAAAGCATTCGTGAAATTTCTGCTGAAAAAGCAAAACTACATGGAGAAGAAGCTAAGGTTGAGGTAAAGGCTAAAAAAGTTGAAGATAAACCAACAACTAATAATCAACAACAATCAACCATTATCAGCAAAGAACATAAAAGTATTCAGAATAAATTAAAGAAAGTAGAAGAAAAGATTTCTGAACTGGAAACTGCCATCGAAAATTTTGAAGCTTCTTTCACAAAAGATAATCCGTCAGAAGAAACTTTGGAAAAATACAATAAAACCAAAGAAGAACTTGATCTTGCTTTGCAGGAATGGGAACATTTGGGAACACAATTAGATTAA
- a CDS encoding TonB-dependent receptor — protein MKLIYSVLLILCGFAITNAQKTYKVEGTVQDFHDKTMLENAVVKIGDFTANTNKKGEFSFKNIPAGNYQLIAKHSLCDDYTENVGVNKDLHLAITLEHHTGDIETVTIHGSHKTKGSVIMRTLDKTEIERNSTENLGNLLSKISGVTALKTGNNISKPVIRGLYGSRISILNNGVKMAEQEWGVEHAPNVDVNDFEHIDVIKGASALKYGNEGVGGVVVLEPAVLPKKDTIMGSVKLSGISNGKGGEIAVNVAKAWENQWFVKTGGSYKKVGDQYVPHHTLQNTGMEFNSFNFSFGKHSFLQGFDVSYSGITQEFGIYKGAHLSSPEDFYNAVNFGQPFYLDQFTRNIDNPKQKVEHHIAKLSAYKRFADFGKLTFQYSFQLNRRQEYDIRRGELSDVPSMDLRLITHSASLVHLIERTNWSLESGISAAFQDNFPDPATKARRLIPDYYRYDAGAFSVFKYRLSSTLNAEAAVRYDFNRYDAYKYYDSDKWNDNYADIFPQFFVSESGSRTLTRPILDYHNFSANVGLDYKPTHNLEFKLNLSRADRSPNAAELFSDGLHHSAAVMEEGNLNIQKETVYNINLSLAGHFDVLKGLHIEANPYLMMSDNFVNQIPTSVLNTNRGVFPVWSYQQIKARMYGLDADAELGILDNLKWKSGFSILRGDDLSNNEPLILMMPAKLRNSIELNLNKPKNFYVTLENENTFKQNRFPIRNLPVTFIKDGVERNEIVDFSSTPAAFTLFNASVGADLFKNLNLNFRINNVFNVEYREYLNRLRYYMYEPGRNFVVTLKYNF, from the coding sequence ATGAAATTGATATATAGTGTCTTGCTTATCCTTTGTGGATTTGCAATAACAAACGCACAGAAAACTTACAAGGTAGAAGGAACTGTTCAGGATTTTCACGATAAAACCATGCTTGAAAATGCGGTGGTGAAAATTGGAGATTTTACAGCCAATACCAATAAAAAAGGTGAGTTTTCATTTAAAAATATTCCTGCAGGAAATTATCAACTCATTGCTAAACATTCTTTGTGCGATGATTATACTGAAAATGTGGGAGTCAACAAAGATTTGCATTTAGCAATTACGCTAGAGCATCATACCGGTGATATCGAAACCGTAACCATTCACGGAAGCCATAAAACGAAAGGCTCTGTGATTATGCGAACACTTGATAAAACGGAAATCGAAAGGAATTCCACTGAGAATTTAGGGAATTTATTATCGAAAATTTCAGGTGTCACAGCTTTGAAAACAGGTAATAATATTTCAAAACCTGTGATTCGTGGTTTGTACGGAAGTCGAATTTCTATTCTGAATAATGGAGTGAAAATGGCAGAGCAGGAATGGGGAGTTGAGCACGCTCCGAATGTTGATGTGAACGATTTTGAGCACATCGATGTTATAAAAGGTGCATCCGCTTTGAAGTACGGAAATGAAGGAGTAGGCGGAGTTGTCGTTTTGGAACCAGCCGTTTTACCAAAGAAAGATACCATTATGGGAAGTGTAAAACTTTCAGGTATTTCTAATGGAAAAGGAGGTGAGATTGCTGTGAATGTCGCTAAAGCTTGGGAAAACCAATGGTTTGTAAAAACCGGAGGAAGCTATAAAAAAGTGGGAGATCAATATGTTCCTCATCATACGTTGCAAAATACAGGGATGGAATTTAATTCTTTTAATTTCTCGTTTGGGAAACATTCTTTTTTACAGGGTTTTGATGTTTCGTATAGCGGAATTACCCAAGAGTTTGGGATTTACAAGGGGGCACACTTGTCAAGTCCTGAAGATTTTTACAATGCTGTGAATTTCGGACAACCTTTCTATCTGGATCAGTTTACACGCAATATCGACAATCCGAAGCAGAAAGTTGAGCATCACATTGCAAAACTATCAGCGTATAAACGGTTTGCAGATTTTGGTAAACTTACTTTTCAATATAGTTTTCAATTAAACAGAAGACAAGAATATGATATCAGAAGGGGAGAGTTGAGTGATGTACCTTCAATGGATTTACGATTAATCACCCATTCTGCAAGTCTGGTTCATTTGATTGAGCGTACAAACTGGAGTTTGGAAAGTGGAATTTCTGCTGCTTTTCAGGATAATTTTCCTGATCCTGCAACCAAAGCTAGACGTTTAATTCCTGATTATTATAGATATGATGCTGGTGCTTTTTCTGTTTTTAAATATAGACTCAGTTCTACATTAAATGCTGAAGCTGCCGTAAGATATGATTTTAACAGATATGATGCTTACAAATATTATGATTCTGATAAGTGGAATGACAATTATGCAGATATTTTTCCACAGTTTTTTGTCAGTGAGTCGGGAAGCAGAACTTTAACCAGACCCATTTTAGATTATCATAATTTTTCGGCAAATGTAGGTTTAGATTATAAGCCGACTCACAATCTTGAGTTTAAATTAAATCTTTCAAGAGCAGACAGAAGTCCGAATGCGGCGGAATTGTTCTCAGACGGATTGCATCATTCAGCAGCAGTGATGGAAGAAGGGAATTTAAACATTCAAAAAGAAACAGTTTATAATATTAATCTTTCATTGGCAGGACATTTTGATGTACTGAAAGGTCTTCACATCGAGGCAAACCCTTATCTGATGATGTCTGATAATTTTGTAAACCAAATTCCTACGAGTGTTTTGAATACCAATAGAGGGGTTTTCCCGGTTTGGTCTTATCAACAGATTAAAGCAAGAATGTATGGTTTAGATGCCGATGCCGAATTGGGAATTTTGGATAATCTAAAATGGAAATCGGGATTCAGTATTTTGAGAGGTGACGATCTTTCGAATAATGAACCGCTGATTTTAATGATGCCTGCAAAACTGAGAAATTCTATCGAACTGAATCTGAATAAACCTAAAAATTTCTATGTTACGTTAGAAAACGAAAATACATTTAAACAAAATCGTTTTCCAATAAGAAATCTGCCGGTAACTTTTATTAAAGACGGAGTGGAAAGAAATGAAATCGTTGATTTTAGTTCTACACCCGCTGCGTTTACTTTATTTAATGCTTCTGTGGGAGCAGACTTATTTAAAAATCTGAATCTTAATTTCAGAATTAACAATGTATTTAATGTAGAGTATCGCGAATATCTGAACAGACTCAGATATTATATGTACGAACCCGGAAGGAATTTCGTAGTAACTCTTAAATACAATTTCTAA
- a CDS encoding trigger factor codes for MKVTAKNHDDVSALLTVTLEKSDYKEKVEKQLINYAKNAQVPGFRKGKVPLSMVRKQYEAGIAFEEINKQVSDALNNYINENKLRLVGQPVPQPVNDFNHNAEKLEVAFEVGFEPEFTIDLAKYEAPHYKVSASEKEINKSIENMQKRFAEQVPQDKITKDSYINFEITQVVEEDAEGEHNHAPKMATITAENKAAFKLLKGLKMDESVKVSKETLAADEDLAKELGFSPEEVEHLHHAEVEVKVKDFYSLNLAELNQELFDKVYGEGNIKTEEELKDKVKAELDEYFQQNADVHFVNKVLEQVSEKEEVKLPESFLTKWLVFSNQNIQTEEQAQSILEAEKTQLKYQIIEGKLMSENNIQLEYADVLAQAEQLVKNQLAIYGIHHLGDEEIQKYAAEMLKDQEQVRQISSEVAMAKLKDVILEKATKKETEISHDEFLEELKK; via the coding sequence ATGAAGGTTACCGCAAAAAACCATGATGATGTAAGTGCATTGCTTACAGTAACATTGGAGAAATCTGACTACAAAGAAAAAGTAGAAAAGCAATTGATTAATTATGCTAAAAACGCACAGGTTCCTGGTTTCAGAAAAGGAAAAGTGCCTTTGAGTATGGTTAGAAAGCAATATGAAGCAGGGATTGCATTCGAAGAAATCAACAAACAAGTTTCTGATGCTTTAAATAACTATATCAACGAAAACAAACTAAGATTAGTTGGTCAGCCGGTTCCACAGCCAGTGAATGATTTCAATCACAATGCTGAGAAATTGGAAGTAGCTTTTGAAGTAGGTTTCGAGCCTGAGTTTACGATTGACTTGGCTAAATATGAAGCGCCTCACTACAAAGTTTCGGCTTCTGAAAAAGAAATCAACAAGAGCATAGAAAATATGCAGAAGCGTTTCGCTGAGCAGGTTCCTCAAGATAAGATCACTAAAGATTCTTACATTAACTTCGAGATCACTCAGGTGGTAGAAGAAGATGCAGAAGGAGAGCACAACCACGCACCAAAAATGGCTACCATTACTGCTGAAAACAAAGCAGCTTTCAAATTGCTTAAAGGTTTGAAAATGGACGAGTCTGTAAAAGTGTCTAAAGAAACTCTTGCTGCTGACGAAGATTTGGCTAAAGAATTAGGTTTCTCTCCAGAAGAAGTTGAGCATTTACACCATGCTGAAGTAGAAGTTAAAGTAAAAGATTTCTATAGCTTAAACTTGGCAGAGCTTAATCAAGAATTATTTGATAAAGTTTACGGTGAAGGAAACATCAAAACTGAAGAAGAGCTTAAAGATAAAGTAAAAGCTGAGTTGGATGAGTATTTCCAGCAGAATGCAGATGTACACTTTGTAAACAAAGTGTTGGAGCAGGTTTCTGAAAAAGAAGAAGTAAAACTTCCTGAGTCTTTCTTGACGAAGTGGTTGGTATTCTCTAATCAGAACATCCAGACTGAAGAGCAGGCTCAATCTATCCTTGAAGCTGAAAAAACTCAATTGAAATATCAAATTATCGAAGGTAAATTGATGTCTGAAAACAATATTCAATTAGAGTACGCTGACGTTTTGGCTCAGGCTGAGCAGTTGGTGAAAAATCAATTGGCAATCTACGGAATTCACCATTTAGGTGACGAAGAAATTCAGAAATATGCTGCTGAAATGTTGAAAGACCAAGAGCAGGTAAGACAAATCTCTTCTGAAGTAGCAATGGCTAAATTGAAAGACGTTATCCTAGAAAAAGCAACTAAAAAGGAAACTGAAATCTCTCACGACGAGTTTTTAGAAGAATTGAAGAAATAA